Proteins encoded within one genomic window of Manduca sexta isolate Smith_Timp_Sample1 chromosome 18, JHU_Msex_v1.0, whole genome shotgun sequence:
- the LOC115441570 gene encoding LOW QUALITY PROTEIN: ornithine decarboxylase antizyme 2 (The sequence of the model RefSeq protein was modified relative to this genomic sequence to represent the inferred CDS: deleted 1 base in 1 codon), with protein sequence MMLIQQLNCSSSISSYYDGQPIETETKVAKKIYSGDGGSQTGPGGKRSALSASDAECFSLCLGAGPLWWSDVPAVGSAPPGGVNGGASSPATPSTPTHDDNNHNLLSALLWTSATSLSSSSESLNSERSMPPRYTRDQEQTVSKILEFKERRPVKIEFKIHLTENTVIRWEAVVQGNTIYLRMPGVLQGGSKESFMLMLDFAEERLGCQNCIICVLKSRPDCATLLRTFMFLGFQTLAPHSYLMPQSLNNPDYIFLHYNMK encoded by the exons ATGATGTTAATACAACAATTAAACTGTAGTAGTAGTATTAGTAGTTACTACGACGGTCAACCAATTGAAACTGAAACCAAAGTTGCGAAGAAGATTTACTC CGGCGACGGAGGGTCGCAGACCGGCCCCGGTGGCAAGCGCTCGGCTCTGTCGGCTTCGGACGCCGAGTGTTTCTCGCTGTGCCTGGGCGCCGGGCCTCTGTGGTGGTCC GATGTTCCGGCTGTCGGCTCGGCACCGCCCGGAGGGGTGAACGGCGGGGCCTCGAGCCCCGCTACCCCATCCACCCCCACCCACGACGACAACAACC ATAACTTGTTGAGCGCCTTGCTATGGACGAGCGCGACTTCCCTGTCGAGCAGCTCCGAGAGCCTGAACTCGGAGCGCTCCATGCCGCCGCGGTACACACGTGATCAAGAACAG ACCGTAAGCAAGATCTTAGAATTCAAAGAGCGGCGTCCGGTGAAGATCGAGTTCAAAATCCATCTTACTGAAAACACAGTCATACGCTGGGAAGCT GTGGTGCAAGGCAATACTATCTACTTGCGCATGCCAGGCGTGCTGCAGGGGGGCAGCAAGGAGAGCTTCATGCTGATGCTGGACTTCGCCGAGGAGAGGCTCGGCTGTCAGAA CTGCATCATATGCGTGTTGAAATCCAGGCCGGACTGCGCCACTCTGCTGCGAACCTTCAtgttcttgggtttccagaccCTCGCGCCGCACTCTTACCTGATGCCGCAGAGCTTGAACAACCCCGATTACATATTCCTCCACTACAACATGAAGTAG